Proteins from a single region of Caloramator sp. E03:
- a CDS encoding sensor histidine kinase: MIKKMYKYILEFIKEKYEIIKKRKRVLRIKDYSLYFILNKEKIYNNFLFDSLNFIAKLCRIDSIKSHELLVNINTYLKSIMNNNEGIIKLNEEISLLKIYFSIASIIYSNDINLYINLPSDIINMYIPFLIFQPLVENSIKHGISPKLIGGDIYINAQENEDFVEFIIKDTGVGMTREEYEKVLKMESGFGLKITRERLKRLYGENTYFKIESSIEEGTIVYFKIPKEVYDV, from the coding sequence TTGATTAAAAAAATGTATAAGTATATACTTGAGTTTATAAAAGAAAAATACGAGATTATAAAGAAGAGAAAGAGAGTTTTAAGGATTAAAGATTATTCCTTATATTTCATACTTAATAAAGAAAAAATATATAATAATTTTCTATTTGATTCGCTTAACTTTATTGCAAAACTTTGTCGCATAGACTCAATAAAGTCGCATGAGCTTCTTGTGAATATTAATACTTATTTAAAAAGTATTATGAACAATAATGAAGGAATAATAAAACTTAATGAAGAAATAAGTCTATTAAAAATATATTTTTCAATAGCAAGTATAATATATTCTAATGATATTAATCTTTATATTAATTTGCCTTCAGATATAATAAATATGTATATCCCATTTCTTATTTTTCAGCCTTTAGTTGAAAATTCAATAAAACATGGTATTTCTCCAAAACTAATAGGTGGAGATATTTATATAAACGCACAAGAGAATGAAGACTTTGTTGAGTTTATAATAAAGGATACAGGCGTAGGAATGACAAGGGAAGAATATGAAAAGGTTTTAAAGATGGAATCTGGCTTTGGGCTTAAAATTACAAGGGAAAGGTTAAAAAGGCTCTATGGAGAAAATACTTATTTTAAAATTGAAAGTTCCATTGAAGAAGGTACAATAGTATATTTTAAAATACCAAAGGAGGTATATGATGTTTGA
- a CDS encoding MurR/RpiR family transcriptional regulator produces the protein MEKDLSNNKYDLMKLIQIRFPRMSKGQKLIAEFILKHYDKAAFMTAAKLGNTVGVSESTVVRFANELGFSGYPKLQTALQELIKNKLTAVQRIEISSDFISEENALKSVLKADMENIRVTLEKINSSIFDSVVNEIFNAKRIYIVGFRSSQALADFLGFYLGLILDNVKVVSNGVSDIFEQLLRVGEGDMVIGIGFPRYSSRTVEALKFANSKGAKVVAITDSLLSPLASYSDLTLIAQSNMASFVDSLVAPLSLINALIVAVGLREKENISETFKTLENIWEEYNIYTYRARGTNDV, from the coding sequence ATGGAAAAAGACTTAAGCAACAATAAATATGATCTTATGAAACTTATACAAATTAGATTTCCAAGGATGAGCAAAGGGCAAAAGCTTATAGCTGAGTTTATTCTAAAGCATTATGATAAAGCTGCTTTCATGACTGCTGCAAAACTTGGAAATACAGTAGGGGTTAGTGAATCAACAGTAGTTAGATTTGCTAATGAACTTGGATTTAGTGGTTATCCAAAGCTTCAGACAGCTCTTCAAGAGTTAATAAAAAATAAGCTGACGGCTGTTCAAAGAATTGAAATATCAAGTGATTTTATAAGTGAAGAAAATGCCTTAAAAAGCGTTTTGAAGGCCGATATGGAAAATATAAGGGTTACATTAGAAAAGATTAATAGCAGCATTTTTGATAGCGTTGTTAATGAAATATTTAATGCAAAAAGAATTTATATAGTTGGTTTTAGAAGTTCACAGGCTCTTGCGGATTTTTTGGGATTTTATCTTGGACTTATACTTGATAATGTTAAAGTTGTATCAAATGGAGTAAGCGATATATTTGAACAACTCCTAAGAGTTGGAGAGGGGGATATGGTAATTGGTATAGGTTTTCCAAGGTATTCAAGTAGAACGGTAGAAGCCTTAAAATTCGCAAACAGTAAAGGTGCGAAAGTAGTTGCCATAACTGATAGCCTTTTATCACCTTTGGCATCCTATTCGGATCTTACTTTAATAGCCCAAAGCAATATGGCTTCTTTTGTTGATTCTCTTGTTGCGCCACTTAGCCTTATAAACGCATTAATTGTAGCAGTAGGCTTAAGGGAAAAGGAGAACATATCTGAAACCTTTAAAACTCTTGAAAATATATGGGAAGAATATAATATATATACCTATAGGGCAAGGGGAACTAATGATGTATAA
- the gdhA gene encoding NADP-specific glutamate dehydrogenase: MAKENLTPAEYISQVIERVKKRNPNEPEFLQAVEEVLSSLTPVLEKHPEYIKENLLERFCEPERQIIFRVPWVDDEGNVQVNRGFRVQFNGAIGPYKGGLRFHPSVYIGIIKFLGFEQVLKNSLTGLPIGGGKGGSDFDPRGKSDGEIMRFCQSFMTELYKHIGPDIDVPAGDIGVGAREIGYLYGQYRRIKGVFENGVLTGKGLSYGGSLIRPEATGYGVSYFCQEMLKHEGESFEGKTVALSGFGNVAWGACKKIEQLGGKVVTLSGPDGYIYDPDGVVGEKIDYLVEMLRVNKGARVKDYADKFGVQFFPGEKPWGVKVDIVMPCAVQNDITLEHAKAIVANGVKFVCEGANMPCTNEAVQYFIEHGVIVGPAKAANAGGVATSALEMSQNSMRLSWTAEEVDAKLHQIMVNIFNNCKKASEEYGFGYNLVAGANIAGFIKVADAMYAQGNY; the protein is encoded by the coding sequence ATGGCAAAGGAAAATCTTACCCCGGCTGAGTACATTAGTCAAGTGATTGAAAGGGTTAAAAAGAGAAACCCAAATGAACCAGAATTTTTGCAGGCGGTTGAGGAAGTTTTAAGTTCTCTGACTCCAGTATTAGAAAAACATCCAGAATACATCAAAGAAAACTTGCTTGAAAGATTTTGTGAACCAGAAAGACAGATAATTTTCAGAGTTCCATGGGTTGATGATGAAGGAAACGTACAGGTTAACCGTGGATTCAGAGTTCAGTTTAATGGAGCTATAGGACCATATAAAGGAGGATTAAGATTTCATCCCTCTGTATATATTGGAATTATTAAATTCCTTGGATTTGAACAGGTATTAAAGAACTCTTTGACAGGACTCCCAATAGGAGGAGGTAAGGGAGGCTCTGATTTTGATCCAAGAGGAAAATCTGATGGAGAAATAATGAGATTTTGTCAAAGCTTTATGACAGAGCTATATAAACATATAGGCCCTGATATTGATGTTCCTGCAGGAGATATAGGAGTTGGAGCAAGGGAAATTGGATATTTATATGGACAGTATAGAAGAATAAAAGGAGTTTTTGAAAACGGAGTTCTAACTGGAAAAGGATTATCCTATGGAGGAAGTTTAATAAGGCCAGAGGCAACAGGGTATGGAGTTTCATATTTCTGCCAGGAAATGTTAAAACATGAAGGAGAAAGCTTTGAAGGAAAGACAGTTGCACTTTCAGGCTTTGGTAATGTTGCATGGGGTGCTTGTAAAAAAATTGAACAGCTTGGTGGTAAGGTAGTAACTTTATCAGGTCCAGATGGATATATTTATGATCCAGATGGAGTTGTAGGAGAGAAAATAGACTACTTAGTAGAAATGTTAAGAGTTAACAAAGGTGCAAGAGTAAAGGATTATGCCGATAAATTTGGTGTTCAGTTCTTCCCAGGAGAAAAGCCATGGGGAGTTAAAGTTGACATAGTAATGCCATGTGCTGTTCAAAACGATATAACATTAGAGCATGCAAAAGCCATTGTAGCAAACGGAGTAAAATTTGTATGTGAAGGTGCAAACATGCCATGTACAAATGAAGCTGTTCAGTATTTTATTGAGCATGGTGTTATTGTTGGCCCTGCAAAGGCTGCAAATGCTGGAGGAGTTGCAACATCAGCACTTGAGATGTCACAAAACAGCATGAGATTATCCTGGACTGCTGAAGAAGTTGATGCAAAGCTTCATCAGATTATGGTAAATATATTCAATAACTGCAAAAAAGCTTCTGAAGAATATGGATTTGGTTACAACCTTGTTGCAGGCGCTAATATCGCTGGATTTATTAAAGTTGCTGATGCAATGTATGCACAAGGAAATTATTAA
- a CDS encoding phosphoenolpyruvate carboxykinase has product MKKEFSLSNDKVMINFTAKYCDTPEKLLNSEGFNRFLKAYLKKIERKNSAIYKYLTECFKISDMDFIEKEMVKVFKMLVTLSVSEIIELNPLYKPLLTQPENFTDMVEDLYRFWRRLERYTIISDNKTNEGLQNVSFIDANTQFSTLILNLYRKISENVSKIRPNVYRQLPAGANAALVLTHYNWQCPDEYKTLMEIPFIETISLDPPFIAYPKKNTREGFFSEIYYNPLKDCTINPDHWFCYPAKVGSLLAFIYFHRDFMSHGISLCNLFELATKEECIGAKPDIIYVFGARDISQNVKTVFFDDNTNNIMMGYVSYGDAIDYFGYMKKMTLTLHNLIMIKKGYLPIHGAMVSITLKNGRHSNIIIVGDSGAGKSETLEAFRSLSEDYISDMIVIFDDMGVIKPNGNYKPLAYGTEIGAFVRLDDLDPGYAFRELDRSIFMNPDKVNARLVIPITSYKDIMRGYPVDMFLYANNYEDVEENMPYLEFFSDTDKAIEVFKAGARLAKGTTSERGLVKSYFANPFGPYQRQKETDILLNEYFEMFYKTGVKVGQIKTCLGIQGKEKSGPKNAALKLFEEINNL; this is encoded by the coding sequence ATGAAAAAAGAGTTCTCATTAAGTAATGATAAGGTTATGATAAATTTTACTGCCAAATATTGCGATACTCCTGAAAAACTTTTAAATAGTGAAGGCTTTAACAGATTCCTTAAGGCTTACTTAAAAAAAATAGAGCGAAAAAACAGTGCTATATATAAATATTTAACCGAATGCTTTAAAATTTCTGATATGGATTTTATAGAAAAAGAAATGGTAAAAGTTTTTAAAATGTTAGTAACTCTGAGCGTTTCTGAAATAATAGAATTAAATCCTTTATACAAACCACTTTTAACACAACCAGAAAATTTTACTGACATGGTTGAAGACTTATACAGGTTCTGGAGGCGACTTGAAAGGTATACCATAATTTCAGACAACAAAACAAACGAGGGACTTCAAAACGTTAGCTTTATTGATGCTAACACTCAATTCTCAACACTTATTTTAAATCTTTACAGAAAAATAAGTGAAAACGTAAGCAAAATAAGACCTAACGTCTACAGACAACTTCCTGCAGGTGCTAACGCTGCCCTTGTACTAACACATTACAATTGGCAATGTCCTGATGAATATAAAACTTTAATGGAAATACCTTTTATTGAAACAATATCCCTTGATCCTCCCTTTATTGCTTATCCAAAGAAAAACACAAGGGAAGGATTCTTTAGCGAAATATATTATAATCCTCTTAAAGATTGCACAATAAACCCCGATCACTGGTTCTGCTATCCTGCAAAAGTTGGAAGCCTTCTTGCTTTCATATACTTTCATAGGGATTTTATGTCTCACGGAATATCACTATGCAATCTTTTTGAACTTGCAACAAAGGAAGAATGTATTGGAGCAAAACCTGATATTATCTATGTATTTGGTGCAAGAGATATTTCACAAAATGTAAAAACTGTCTTCTTTGATGATAATACAAACAACATAATGATGGGATATGTTAGTTATGGGGATGCTATAGATTATTTTGGATATATGAAAAAGATGACCTTAACACTTCATAACCTCATTATGATAAAAAAAGGTTATCTACCAATACACGGAGCTATGGTAAGCATAACATTAAAAAATGGAAGACATTCTAATATCATAATTGTAGGAGATAGTGGTGCTGGAAAGAGTGAAACTCTTGAAGCCTTTAGAAGCCTTAGTGAGGATTATATAAGCGACATGATAGTAATATTTGATGACATGGGAGTTATTAAGCCAAATGGCAATTACAAGCCCCTTGCTTATGGAACTGAAATAGGTGCCTTTGTAAGGCTTGATGATTTAGATCCTGGTTATGCTTTTAGGGAACTTGATAGAAGTATATTCATGAATCCAGATAAGGTTAATGCAAGACTCGTTATTCCTATTACAAGCTATAAAGACATAATGAGGGGTTACCCTGTTGATATGTTCCTTTATGCTAACAACTATGAAGATGTAGAAGAAAACATGCCCTATCTTGAATTTTTCAGCGATACTGATAAAGCAATTGAAGTATTTAAAGCTGGTGCAAGACTTGCAAAAGGAACAACCTCCGAAAGGGGACTTGTTAAATCCTATTTTGCTAATCCATTTGGTCCATATCAAAGGCAAAAGGAAACCGATATACTGCTAAATGAATACTTTGAAATGTTCTATAAGACAGGTGTAAAAGTAGGTCAAATTAAAACTTGCCTTGGAATACAAGGCAAAGAGAAATCTGGCCCTAAGAATGCAGCATTAAAGCTTTTTGAAGAAATAAATAACTTATAA
- a CDS encoding tRNA (mnm(5)s(2)U34)-methyltransferase: protein MFDIIIKATGMAKNLIEKKLNSEDIVVDATLGNGNDTLFLSGIVKYGKVYSFDIQKVAVDNFNIILKKNNISNVILINDGHENMDKYITDGVKAVMFNLGYLPKGNKNIVTKPETTIAALEKGLKLLLPGGLITIVAYPHEEGKKEREYILKYLKELSPKKYSIMEVSFINREEAPCLIAIEKNSSLHEDI from the coding sequence ATGTTTGATATAATTATAAAAGCTACTGGCATGGCTAAGAATTTAATCGAAAAAAAACTAAATAGTGAAGATATAGTTGTTGATGCTACTCTTGGAAATGGAAATGATACTTTGTTTTTAAGTGGTATAGTAAAATATGGAAAAGTATATTCTTTTGATATACAAAAGGTGGCAGTAGATAATTTTAACATAATATTAAAGAAAAATAATATAAGCAATGTTATACTGATTAATGATGGACATGAAAATATGGATAAATATATAACTGATGGAGTAAAGGCAGTAATGTTTAACCTTGGATATCTTCCTAAAGGTAATAAAAATATAGTTACAAAACCTGAAACTACTATAGCAGCTTTAGAAAAGGGCTTAAAACTATTATTGCCTGGAGGTTTGATTACAATAGTTGCTTATCCCCATGAGGAAGGCAAAAAAGAAAGGGAATATATATTAAAATATTTGAAGGAATTAAGCCCCAAAAAATATTCAATAATGGAAGTAAGTTTTATAAATAGGGAGGAAGCACCTTGCCTTATTGCTATTGAGAAGAATAGCAGCCTTCATGAAGATATATAA
- a CDS encoding DUF4264 family protein, with protein sequence MNIKHENLKLIAIMEFDEYENMYKVVDFLNKNLKQRGIIFGLARKDGKDILSIYDTSESHLK encoded by the coding sequence ATGAATATTAAACATGAGAATTTAAAACTAATTGCTATAATGGAATTTGATGAGTATGAGAATATGTACAAAGTTGTTGATTTTCTAAATAAAAATCTTAAACAAAGGGGTATAATATTCGGACTTGCAAGAAAAGATGGCAAGGACATCTTATCAATATATGATACAAGCGAATCACACCTGAAATAA
- a CDS encoding pseudouridine synthase, which produces MKERLQKYMARCGVASRRKCEEIIFQGRVKVNDKKITDITIIDDEKDIVKVDGKVIKPKDKKIYIMLNKPVEVITSAKDEYNRKTVLDVVKIKERIYPVGRLDYDTSGLLILTNDGDVAFKLTHPSKEIDKVYIAIIKGTPSKDEIEKFKNGLKIDDYITSPAEIKILNVKGGLCEVEITIHEGKNRQVRKMCDAIGHPVVALKRIKIGRLSLGNLKEGQWRYLTKSEVEYIKSL; this is translated from the coding sequence ATGAAAGAAAGGCTTCAAAAATATATGGCACGATGTGGAGTTGCATCAAGAAGGAAGTGCGAAGAAATAATATTTCAAGGGAGAGTAAAAGTTAATGATAAAAAAATAACTGACATTACTATAATTGATGATGAAAAGGACATTGTTAAAGTTGATGGGAAAGTAATAAAACCAAAGGATAAGAAGATATATATAATGTTAAACAAACCTGTTGAAGTAATAACTTCAGCAAAAGATGAATATAATAGGAAAACAGTACTTGATGTTGTAAAGATAAAAGAAAGAATTTATCCAGTAGGAAGGCTTGATTATGATACTTCTGGTCTTTTGATATTGACTAATGATGGAGATGTAGCTTTTAAACTGACTCATCCTTCAAAAGAGATTGACAAAGTCTATATAGCAATTATAAAGGGAACTCCCAGTAAGGATGAAATAGAAAAGTTTAAAAATGGGCTTAAAATAGATGATTATATTACATCACCAGCTGAAATTAAAATACTTAATGTAAAAGGAGGGCTATGCGAAGTTGAAATAACTATCCATGAAGGAAAGAACCGGCAAGTTAGAAAGATGTGTGATGCAATTGGTCATCCTGTAGTTGCTTTAAAAAGGATTAAAATAGGTAGATTAAGCCTTGGAAATCTTAAGGAAGGGCAGTGGAGATATCTTACAAAGTCAGAAGTAGAATATATAAAATCCCTTTAA
- the surE gene encoding 5'/3'-nucleotidase SurE codes for MRILITNDDGINSPGLHTLVKQIEEENDVIVVAPSEQRSASGHSLTLHRPLVIREVKIEGIKSKAFSVDGTPVDCVKIAIDKISSYKFDKIISGINQGYNLGTDVIYSGTVSAAIEGAIYKIPSIAVSLGYDETLDFQDRNIYRAAAEYAKIILRYSVKNNMSEDIVLNINVPPIDRDKIKGIKVCQLGNRIYQNCYIESAMEDGTIGYSLTGTPNDIDEENTDVYNIKRGFVTVTPLHYDLTNFKILKDVSQWFREV; via the coding sequence ATGAGAATACTGATTACAAATGATGATGGGATAAATTCACCTGGGTTACATACACTTGTTAAGCAAATAGAGGAGGAAAATGATGTTATTGTAGTTGCACCAAGTGAACAAAGAAGTGCCAGCGGGCATTCACTTACACTTCATAGACCTCTTGTTATAAGAGAAGTAAAGATTGAAGGAATAAAATCAAAGGCATTTAGCGTTGATGGTACGCCAGTTGATTGTGTTAAAATTGCAATTGACAAAATTTCATCATATAAGTTTGATAAAATAATATCAGGAATAAATCAGGGGTATAATCTTGGCACAGATGTAATTTATTCTGGAACAGTATCTGCTGCTATTGAAGGCGCAATTTATAAAATACCTTCTATAGCAGTGTCTTTAGGATATGATGAAACTTTGGACTTTCAAGATAGAAATATATATAGAGCTGCTGCTGAGTATGCAAAGATAATATTAAGATATTCTGTTAAAAATAATATGTCAGAAGATATAGTTCTTAATATAAACGTTCCTCCTATTGATAGGGATAAAATAAAAGGAATAAAGGTATGTCAGTTGGGGAACAGGATATATCAAAACTGCTATATTGAGTCAGCTATGGAAGATGGTACGATAGGATACAGCTTAACAGGTACACCTAATGATATTGATGAGGAAAACACAGATGTATATAATATTAAAAGGGGATTTGTAACGGTAACACCTCTTCATTATGATCTTACAAATTTTAAAATACTTAAAGACGTTTCACAATGGTTTAGGGAGGTTTAG
- a CDS encoding histidine phosphatase family protein, which yields MSKIYIVRHGETEWNKIQRAQGCSNDIPLSYEGRVQAMAIAKRLKDENIDLFYSSDLKRAYETACIIAKEHNKEVEKCKEFREISLGDWEGLNFNIIQEKYNDIYNVWRKSPHLAIIPNAEKIPDIVSRAIGKLEKILNENKEKNILIVSHGITIKVMLSVLMGMEVTNIHKIRQDNTSLNILEYDGESYDILLINDTCHLKEIEI from the coding sequence ATGTCAAAGATATATATTGTAAGGCATGGAGAAACCGAATGGAATAAAATTCAACGTGCCCAGGGATGCAGTAATGATATACCTTTATCTTATGAGGGAAGAGTACAAGCTATGGCCATTGCTAAAAGATTAAAGGATGAGAATATAGATTTGTTTTATTCAAGTGACTTGAAAAGAGCTTATGAAACAGCATGTATTATAGCTAAAGAACATAACAAGGAAGTTGAAAAATGCAAAGAGTTTAGAGAAATAAGTCTTGGAGATTGGGAAGGACTTAACTTTAATATAATTCAAGAAAAGTATAATGATATTTATAATGTATGGCGAAAAAGCCCTCATCTTGCAATTATTCCTAATGCAGAGAAGATACCGGATATAGTTTCAAGAGCAATTGGTAAATTAGAAAAAATATTAAATGAAAATAAAGAAAAGAATATATTGATTGTATCTCATGGCATTACAATAAAGGTAATGCTTTCAGTTCTTATGGGTATGGAAGTTACAAATATACATAAAATAAGGCAGGATAATACATCACTTAATATACTTGAATATGATGGGGAAAGTTATGACATACTTTTAATAAATGATACTTGCCATTTAAAGGAGATAGAGATATGA